Proteins encoded by one window of Homoserinimonas aerilata:
- a CDS encoding helix-turn-helix transcriptional regulator, producing the protein MYKSIDSGTFVLQSIDDRAQAQDYPTALRMLERHWPLLAELQGDAVRALITRIPEREWADDPAILAALGASYGTSGSQNRSAALPWFDSAERMARRDAPAQLPGILLHRAATLRALGRLDDAASAIDEAEALLAEHRALIPSMHITLQARAAAQKGMVLLHRGRYDDASALLVLATDLESELGAAELVECRSALALIAAVSGEYARSEEESMLAHRTAGDDGLMQSHFGAPAVIAEAMIAVRRLRLADAVALNPALGVIGRLPEWQAFARYAQAAISSVNGRGIEALELARRALEAARTWQGDVVVRSHCAGLRATVLLQLGDLEAALDAAKSVDPGANHEQCTARHIAGVRLRQGDPAGALEALASCDELGDGHSVRTLLDTLLLTAAARYDLGSATQGHIAFDRALHLAGATGMRSPFISLPQGSLRRMLGRAFDRNQPASVHAILEELRGDDDIDMSMNDPLSERELVITHHLALDKTVSQIAAELFISTNTVKTHVRSIYRKLEASNRKEALLRVQELGLRLEITPG; encoded by the coding sequence GTGTACAAGAGCATTGACAGCGGCACATTCGTGCTGCAATCGATAGACGACCGAGCCCAGGCGCAGGATTACCCCACAGCGCTGCGGATGCTTGAGCGCCACTGGCCGCTGCTGGCCGAGCTGCAGGGCGATGCCGTGCGCGCACTCATCACGCGTATTCCCGAGCGGGAATGGGCGGATGACCCGGCCATCCTCGCGGCCCTCGGCGCCAGCTACGGCACCTCCGGCTCACAGAACCGCTCGGCAGCGCTGCCGTGGTTCGACTCCGCCGAGCGCATGGCACGGCGAGATGCCCCTGCACAGCTCCCGGGCATCCTGCTGCATCGCGCCGCCACGCTGCGCGCACTCGGTCGACTCGACGACGCCGCATCCGCCATCGACGAGGCCGAGGCCCTGCTCGCCGAGCATCGCGCGCTGATCCCCTCGATGCACATCACGCTGCAGGCCCGCGCCGCCGCCCAGAAGGGAATGGTGCTCCTGCACCGCGGTCGCTACGACGACGCATCCGCTCTCCTCGTGCTCGCAACCGACCTCGAGAGCGAACTCGGTGCGGCGGAACTCGTCGAGTGCCGCTCCGCGCTCGCGCTCATCGCCGCCGTCTCGGGCGAGTACGCGCGCAGCGAGGAGGAGTCGATGCTCGCGCACCGCACCGCAGGCGACGACGGGCTCATGCAGAGCCACTTCGGCGCGCCCGCGGTGATCGCCGAGGCCATGATCGCGGTGCGCAGGCTTCGCCTCGCCGACGCCGTGGCACTCAATCCGGCGCTCGGCGTGATCGGCCGCCTGCCCGAGTGGCAGGCCTTCGCCCGCTACGCGCAGGCCGCGATCTCCTCCGTCAACGGTCGCGGCATCGAGGCTCTCGAGCTGGCCCGCCGCGCCCTCGAGGCGGCCCGCACCTGGCAGGGCGACGTCGTCGTGCGTTCGCACTGTGCGGGGCTGCGCGCGACCGTGCTGCTCCAGCTCGGCGATCTCGAGGCTGCTCTGGATGCCGCAAAATCGGTCGATCCCGGCGCCAACCACGAGCAGTGCACGGCCCGCCACATCGCCGGCGTGCGCCTCCGCCAGGGCGACCCCGCCGGGGCGCTCGAGGCACTCGCCTCCTGCGATGAGCTGGGCGACGGCCACTCGGTGCGCACGCTTCTCGACACCCTGCTGCTCACCGCGGCCGCCCGCTACGACCTCGGCAGCGCCACGCAGGGCCACATCGCCTTCGACCGCGCACTGCACCTCGCGGGCGCGACCGGCATGCGTTCGCCGTTCATCTCACTCCCGCAGGGATCGCTGCGCCGGATGCTCGGACGCGCCTTCGACCGCAACCAGCCGGCATCCGTGCACGCCATCCTCGAGGAGTTGCGCGGCGATGACGACATCGACATGAGCATGAATGATCCGCTGAGCGAGCGGGAGCTCGTCATCACGCATCATCTCGCCCTCGACAAGACGGTGAGCCAGATCGCGGCCGAGCTGTTCATCTCGACGAACACCGTCAAGACCCATGTGCGCAGCATCTACCGCAAGCTCGAGGCGAGCAACCGCAAGGAGGCCCTCCTCCGCGTTCAGGAGCTCGGACTGCGGCTCGAAATCACCCCCGGTTAA
- a CDS encoding DNA alkylation repair protein yields MPEAPHAAVPGEVLAEVLAELEELDDPRVREANEKRGDDHGVNLSRLRTVAKRLKTQHPLARELWASGETSARLLAILICRPKEFSRDELDAMLRESRAPKAHDWLVNYVVKKSPHVEELRVAWTADADPVVASAGWALTTERVAKSPEGLDLSGLLDTIEAEMKDAPDRLQWAMNHDLAQIGISHAEYRARAIDIGERLEVLKDYPTPPNCTSPFAPVWIAEIVGRQGA; encoded by the coding sequence TGGCCGAGGTCCTGGCCGAGCTGGAGGAGCTCGACGACCCGAGGGTGCGCGAGGCGAACGAGAAGCGCGGCGACGACCACGGCGTGAACCTCAGCCGACTGCGCACGGTCGCGAAGCGGCTGAAGACGCAGCATCCGCTCGCGCGTGAACTCTGGGCCAGCGGTGAGACTTCGGCCCGCCTGCTCGCCATCCTCATCTGCCGCCCCAAGGAGTTCTCGCGCGACGAACTGGACGCGATGCTGCGCGAGTCACGCGCGCCCAAGGCGCACGACTGGCTCGTCAACTATGTGGTGAAGAAGAGCCCGCACGTCGAGGAGCTGCGCGTCGCCTGGACTGCCGACGCCGACCCCGTGGTCGCGAGCGCCGGCTGGGCTCTCACCACCGAGCGGGTCGCGAAGAGCCCCGAGGGGCTCGACCTTTCGGGTCTGCTCGACACGATCGAGGCGGAGATGAAGGATGCCCCCGATCGCCTGCAGTGGGCCATGAACCACGATCTGGCCCAGATCGGCATCTCGCACGCCGAGTACCGTGCCCGCGCGATCGACATCGGTGAGCGCCTCGAGGTGTTGAAGGACTACCCGACGCCGCCGAACTGCACCTCACCGTTCGCGCCCGTCTGGATCGCCGAGATCGTGGGCCGTCAGGGCGCCTAG
- a CDS encoding carbohydrate ABC transporter permease, translating into MSAVTPVELPLDSETKRQLGRGEGVAKRTKKRLTSRTATIAALVIAVLWTLPTFGLFVSSLRPAALVNTTGWWTIFENWGFTFDNYVDVLASGNGTLDLAGSFVNSLAITIPATVFPLVIASLAAYAFAWIDFKGRNWLFIFVFALQIVPIQMALVPLLSLFSRGVRIGNMQVFEGLAASGTYAQVWIAHTIFALPLAIFLLHNFISEIPRELVEAARVDGAGHGQIFFRVILPLTMPAIASFGIFQFLWVWNDLLVALIFADGAVAPMTKLLAEITGSRGQDWHLLTAGAFISILVPLVVFFALQRYFVRGLLAGSTKG; encoded by the coding sequence ATGAGCGCCGTCACGCCGGTCGAACTGCCCCTCGACAGCGAAACGAAGAGACAGCTGGGCCGGGGCGAAGGAGTCGCCAAGCGCACCAAGAAGCGCCTCACCAGCCGCACCGCCACCATCGCGGCGCTCGTCATCGCCGTGCTCTGGACGCTGCCCACCTTCGGTCTCTTCGTCTCATCGCTGCGACCCGCCGCGCTCGTCAACACGACCGGCTGGTGGACGATCTTCGAGAACTGGGGCTTCACCTTCGACAACTACGTCGACGTGCTCGCCTCCGGCAACGGAACCCTCGACCTCGCCGGTTCCTTCGTGAACTCGCTGGCCATCACCATCCCCGCCACCGTGTTCCCGCTCGTGATCGCCAGCCTCGCCGCCTACGCCTTCGCGTGGATCGACTTCAAGGGCCGCAACTGGCTGTTCATCTTCGTCTTCGCGCTGCAGATCGTGCCCATCCAGATGGCCCTCGTGCCGCTTCTGAGCCTGTTCTCGCGGGGCGTGCGCATCGGCAACATGCAGGTCTTCGAGGGGCTCGCCGCGAGCGGAACCTACGCGCAGGTGTGGATCGCGCACACCATCTTCGCGCTGCCGCTGGCGATCTTCCTGCTGCACAACTTCATCTCCGAGATCCCGCGAGAGCTCGTGGAGGCAGCCCGCGTCGACGGTGCAGGCCACGGCCAGATCTTCTTCAGGGTCATCCTGCCGCTGACCATGCCCGCCATCGCATCCTTCGGCATCTTCCAGTTCCTGTGGGTGTGGAACGACCTGCTCGTCGCGCTCATATTCGCGGATGGGGCGGTCGCGCCGATGACGAAACTGCTGGCGGAGATCACCGGCAGCAGAGGGCAGGACTGGCACCTGCTCACGGCGGGCGCGTTCATCTCCATCCTCGTGCCGCTCGTGGTGTTCTTCGCCCTGCAGCGCTACTTCGTGCGCGGCCTGCTCGCCGGGTCGACGAAGGGCTAG
- the rplJ gene encoding 50S ribosomal protein L10, with product MANKEASVAELTELFRNSTAVLLTEYRGLTVSQLGQLRTSIREDASYAVVKNTLTKIAANEAGIASFDDELAGPSAIAFVHGDPVAVAKGLRDFAKANPLLVIKGGYFDGNPLTAAEVIKLAELESREVLLGKLAGAFKASLFGAAYMFNAPLAQAVRTVDALRDKQESAS from the coding sequence ATGGCGAACAAGGAAGCTTCGGTCGCCGAGCTTACGGAGCTGTTCCGTAACTCGACCGCCGTACTGCTCACCGAGTACCGCGGCCTCACGGTGTCCCAGCTGGGCCAGCTGCGGACGAGCATCCGTGAGGACGCGTCTTACGCCGTGGTGAAGAACACTCTGACCAAGATCGCGGCCAACGAGGCAGGGATCGCGTCGTTCGACGACGAGCTCGCTGGCCCGTCCGCGATCGCCTTCGTACACGGTGACCCTGTCGCCGTTGCCAAGGGTCTGCGTGACTTCGCCAAGGCAAACCCTCTGCTGGTCATCAAGGGGGGTTACTTCGACGGTAACCCGCTGACCGCCGCAGAGGTCATCAAGCTGGCCGAGCTCGAGTCGCGGGAGGTGCTGCTGGGCAAGCTGGCTGGCGCTTTCAAGGCTTCGCTGTTCGGTGCCGCCTACATGTTCAACGCGCCGCTCGCGCAGGCGGTTCGCACCGTCGACGCACTGCGCGACAAGCAGGAGTCCGCAAGCTAA
- a CDS encoding type II toxin-antitoxin system HipA family toxin produces MTVTSADAYKAGRLAARLRRTPGGIEFDYLDGYRVSGHPPLASTLPLNAPPRITAAGAVPPYFAGLLPEGRRLTALRQAVKTSADDELTLLTAVAGDTIGDVQVVEQGHAPTDAPTTSLPKSLDRIRFSELLGTNGTERRPTLAGVQDKVSAGMISLPVARSHEQFILKLNPPEHPHLVENEAFFLALAKRCGLPVSPFRMVSDADGTPGLLVTRFDRGPAGPLAVEDACQAADLWPADKYNLTMEEAAHTLMRLTSAPLVAARDILRQLVFAWLTGNGDLHAKNLSALSSPEGDRSISPAYDLPSTLFYGDTTLALTVGGRDTLSAARLRSFAEYLRLPARMTELAVSGLLTRTANLPDELRAAGLPFDRRTIDKAARQLAARHSSLEGSG; encoded by the coding sequence ATGACCGTCACCTCCGCCGATGCCTACAAGGCAGGACGGCTTGCCGCGCGACTACGACGCACGCCCGGTGGCATCGAATTCGACTATCTCGACGGCTACCGCGTCAGCGGACATCCGCCGCTCGCCTCGACACTGCCACTGAACGCGCCCCCTCGCATCACCGCGGCGGGGGCGGTACCGCCCTACTTCGCCGGCCTGCTGCCCGAGGGTCGCAGGCTCACCGCATTGCGCCAAGCCGTCAAGACATCGGCCGATGACGAGCTGACGCTGCTGACAGCTGTCGCCGGCGACACGATCGGCGACGTGCAGGTCGTCGAGCAGGGACATGCGCCGACGGATGCCCCGACGACGAGCCTGCCGAAGAGCCTCGACCGCATCCGCTTCTCCGAACTCCTCGGCACAAACGGAACTGAGCGACGCCCCACCCTCGCCGGGGTGCAGGACAAGGTGTCGGCGGGCATGATCTCGCTGCCCGTCGCCCGCAGTCACGAGCAGTTCATCCTCAAGTTGAACCCGCCCGAGCACCCGCACCTCGTCGAGAACGAGGCCTTCTTCCTCGCCCTCGCGAAGCGATGCGGGCTGCCGGTGTCGCCATTCCGGATGGTCAGCGACGCCGACGGAACCCCCGGCCTGCTCGTGACCCGCTTCGACCGTGGCCCCGCAGGGCCGCTCGCCGTCGAAGACGCCTGTCAGGCCGCAGACCTGTGGCCGGCCGACAAATACAACCTGACGATGGAGGAGGCAGCGCACACACTCATGCGTCTCACCTCGGCGCCTCTCGTGGCGGCACGCGACATCCTGAGGCAGCTCGTGTTCGCCTGGCTGACCGGCAACGGCGATCTGCACGCCAAAAACCTCTCCGCACTCTCCAGCCCCGAGGGCGACCGCAGCATCTCCCCCGCCTACGACCTGCCGTCAACCCTGTTCTACGGCGACACCACGCTCGCCCTCACCGTCGGCGGCAGGGACACCCTGTCGGCGGCACGGCTGCGGTCGTTCGCCGAATACCTCCGACTCCCCGCACGCATGACAGAGCTCGCTGTCAGCGGTCTGCTCACCCGCACGGCGAACCTCCCGGACGAACTGCGGGCAGCGGGGCTGCCGTTCGACCGTCGAACCATCGACAAGGCCGCACGGCAACTGGCCGCTCGTCACAGCTCCCTCGAAGGCTCCGGCTAG
- a CDS encoding helix-turn-helix transcriptional regulator, whose protein sequence is MRPASDIVHELGTIITDRRKSLGVTQQELAALAGVSVRFISSLEAGKPTVRLDVVLAVLDALGLGVTIGPRSAA, encoded by the coding sequence ATGAGACCCGCATCCGATATCGTCCACGAGCTCGGAACCATCATCACGGACAGGCGCAAGAGCCTCGGCGTCACACAGCAGGAACTCGCCGCCCTCGCCGGAGTCTCCGTACGTTTCATCTCATCGCTCGAGGCGGGCAAGCCCACCGTGCGGCTCGATGTCGTGCTCGCAGTGCTCGATGCGCTCGGTCTCGGCGTCACCATCGGCCCGCGCAGCGCCGCATGA
- a CDS encoding ABC transporter substrate-binding protein, whose amino-acid sequence MNLHLHRRVTAPIAVFAVAGLALAGCSGDAGGGSGPGDFGEADGVVTVYGTIADTEADLLNESWADWEKENGIDIQYESSKEFEAQIGVRAQGGSAPDLAIFPQPGLLGDLASRGYIQPAPEGVAANVEKYWSEDWAGYGTVDGTLYGAPLMASIKGFIWYSPSQFAENGWEVPTTWQGLVDLTDQAATDLGGPPWCVGFGSDAATGWPGTDWVEDLVLRQSGPDVYDQWVSHDVKFTDPQIKEAFDAVGSIILDPKYVNAGLGDVASINSTPFGDAARVLGDGSCALHHQASFFDGFIQDPGNGNATVGPDADIWAFIMPSIDGKGNAVTGGGEIVGAFSNDADTVKVQEYLSSPEWANSRVSLGGVISANNGLDPASASSPILQEAIKILQDPDTTFRFDASDLMPGAVGSAAFFEGMRNWVNGTSTDDVLSFIDNAWPSD is encoded by the coding sequence ATGAATTTGCACTTGCATCGGAGAGTCACAGCTCCTATCGCAGTCTTCGCCGTGGCGGGCCTCGCGCTCGCCGGATGCAGTGGCGATGCCGGCGGCGGCAGCGGACCGGGCGACTTCGGCGAGGCCGACGGCGTCGTCACCGTCTACGGCACGATCGCCGACACCGAGGCCGATCTTCTCAACGAGTCCTGGGCGGACTGGGAGAAGGAGAACGGCATCGACATCCAGTACGAATCGAGCAAGGAGTTCGAGGCCCAGATCGGCGTTCGCGCACAGGGTGGGAGCGCTCCCGACCTCGCGATCTTCCCGCAGCCCGGCCTCTTGGGAGACCTGGCCAGCCGTGGCTACATCCAGCCCGCGCCCGAGGGCGTCGCAGCGAACGTGGAGAAGTACTGGTCGGAGGACTGGGCGGGCTACGGCACGGTCGACGGCACGCTCTACGGTGCACCGCTGATGGCCAGCATCAAGGGCTTCATCTGGTACTCGCCGTCGCAGTTCGCCGAGAACGGCTGGGAGGTCCCGACCACCTGGCAGGGGCTCGTCGACCTCACCGATCAGGCCGCGACCGACCTCGGCGGCCCGCCGTGGTGTGTCGGCTTCGGCTCTGACGCCGCGACCGGATGGCCCGGAACCGACTGGGTCGAGGACCTCGTCCTCCGGCAGTCGGGCCCGGATGTCTACGACCAGTGGGTGAGCCACGACGTCAAGTTCACCGACCCGCAGATCAAGGAGGCGTTCGACGCCGTCGGATCGATCATCCTCGACCCGAAGTACGTCAACGCGGGCCTCGGCGACGTGGCATCGATCAACTCCACGCCGTTCGGCGACGCCGCCCGTGTGCTGGGCGACGGATCGTGCGCCCTGCACCACCAGGCGTCGTTCTTCGACGGCTTCATCCAGGATCCGGGCAACGGCAACGCCACTGTCGGCCCCGACGCTGACATCTGGGCGTTCATCATGCCGTCGATCGACGGCAAGGGCAACGCGGTCACGGGTGGCGGCGAGATCGTCGGAGCCTTCTCCAACGACGCCGACACCGTCAAGGTGCAGGAGTACCTCTCGAGCCCCGAGTGGGCGAACAGCCGGGTCAGCCTGGGCGGCGTGATCAGCGCCAACAACGGCCTCGACCCGGCGAGCGCGTCGAGCCCGATCCTCCAGGAGGCGATCAAGATCCTGCAGGATCCCGACACGACGTTCCGCTTCGACGCATCCGACCTCATGCCGGGCGCGGTCGGATCGGCGGCGTTCTTCGAGGGAATGCGCAACTGGGTCAACGGCACGTCGACGGATGACGTTCTGTCGTTCATCGACAACGCCTGGCCGTCTGACTGA
- a CDS encoding carbohydrate ABC transporter permease, which yields MSDFLNWVATFNPIVQIVLVVVAFVAVIALLLFFVEIAPRRGRLYTGIRLAFCIVVPLGIALLLGSVYWAAAVAVVLGGLFFWLDYKAKAGSGYLFQLFGFLAPAMVLLAIGLIYPSIKTFFDSFLSGRGNFVGIDNYIWIFTQPAALRTVLNTIVWVLIVPAVSTAFGLAYAVFIDKSRGEKVFKVLVFMPMAISFVGASIIWRFVYAARPAGQEQIGLLNQVVVWFGGEPVQFLQNSPWNTFFLIVVLIWIQTGFAMVILSAAIKGVPTEQLEAAELDGTNAWERFINVTVPGIRSSLVVVLTTISIASLKVFDIVRTMTAGANETSVIANEMYTQFKTFELGRSAAFAVVLFVLVMPIVIYNARQLKKQREIR from the coding sequence GTGTCGGATTTCCTGAACTGGGTCGCAACGTTCAACCCGATCGTCCAGATCGTGCTCGTCGTCGTCGCGTTCGTGGCCGTCATCGCCCTCCTCCTGTTCTTCGTCGAGATCGCACCGCGCAGGGGGAGGCTCTACACGGGCATCCGCCTCGCCTTCTGCATCGTCGTACCTCTGGGCATCGCCCTCCTGCTCGGCTCCGTCTACTGGGCGGCAGCCGTCGCCGTCGTCCTGGGCGGCCTCTTCTTCTGGCTCGACTACAAGGCCAAAGCGGGTTCCGGCTACCTCTTCCAACTCTTCGGCTTCCTTGCGCCGGCCATGGTGCTTCTCGCCATCGGCCTCATCTACCCCTCCATCAAGACCTTCTTCGACTCCTTCCTCTCGGGCCGCGGCAACTTCGTCGGCATCGACAACTACATCTGGATCTTCACGCAGCCCGCAGCGCTGCGCACCGTGCTCAACACGATCGTCTGGGTGCTCATCGTGCCCGCCGTCTCGACCGCCTTCGGCCTCGCCTACGCCGTATTCATCGACAAGTCGCGCGGTGAGAAGGTGTTCAAGGTCCTCGTGTTCATGCCGATGGCCATCTCCTTCGTCGGCGCGAGCATCATCTGGCGCTTCGTCTACGCCGCCAGACCCGCCGGCCAGGAGCAGATCGGCCTGCTCAACCAGGTCGTCGTGTGGTTCGGCGGCGAGCCGGTGCAGTTCCTGCAGAACTCGCCCTGGAACACCTTCTTCCTCATCGTCGTGCTCATCTGGATCCAGACCGGATTCGCCATGGTCATCCTGTCGGCCGCCATCAAGGGCGTTCCGACCGAGCAACTCGAAGCGGCAGAGCTCGACGGAACCAACGCCTGGGAGAGGTTCATCAATGTGACCGTTCCGGGCATCCGGAGTTCGCTCGTCGTCGTGCTCACAACCATCTCGATCGCCTCCCTGAAGGTCTTCGACATCGTGCGCACCATGACCGCCGGCGCCAACGAGACCAGCGTGATCGCCAACGAGATGTACACGCAGTTCAAGACATTCGAACTGGGGAGGTCGGCCGCATTCGCGGTCGTGCTGTTCGTGCTGGTGATGCCCATCGTCATCTACAACGCGAGACAGCTGAAGAAGCAGAGGGAGATCCGATGA
- the rplL gene encoding 50S ribosomal protein L7/L12, which produces MAKLSSDELIEAFKELTLIELSEFVKKFEEVFEVTAAAPVAVAAAGAAGGAAAAEEVEEKDSFDVVLESAGEKKIQVIKEVRALTSLGLGEAKAVVDGAPANVLEGVNKETAEKAKAQLEEAGATVTLK; this is translated from the coding sequence ATGGCAAAGCTTTCCAGCGACGAGCTGATCGAGGCGTTCAAGGAGCTCACGCTCATCGAGCTCAGCGAGTTCGTCAAGAAGTTCGAAGAGGTCTTCGAGGTCACTGCGGCCGCTCCGGTCGCGGTTGCCGCTGCCGGTGCCGCTGGTGGCGCCGCTGCCGCAGAAGAGGTCGAGGAGAAGGACTCGTTCGACGTCGTTCTCGAGTCTGCCGGTGAGAAGAAGATCCAGGTCATCAAGGAGGTGCGCGCCCTCACCAGCCTTGGTCTGGGTGAGGCGAAGGCTGTCGTTGACGGCGCCCCCGCCAACGTCCTCGAGGGCGTCAACAAGGAGACCGCCGAGAAGGCGAAGGCTCAGCTCGAAGAGGCCGGCGCAACCGTCACCCTCAAGTAG
- a CDS encoding ABC transporter ATP-binding protein: MSGGGQVGRYGKARTRVGMMDPDAQKAENAAAPRIPDLLRRIRHLFTPHRRALTVTISLVLVGAAISVAPPLLTQQAFDRGLFPPGGTPDVPVLVELVAIMVLLWIASAALGVWQTWLTANIGNKVMGELRIRLFSHLQAMELGFFTRTKTGVIQSRLQNDVGGVAGVLSNTIASVIGNTVTVIAAFVSMLVLSWQMTIVAVILMPIIVIAQRRIGRVRAKIAGETQESLSNLTAITQESLSVSGILLAKSFTQQGAEVGRYADENARQVELQVRQTMSGQWFFATVNVFLSIIPAVIYLVAAWLIFDGVSVTAGTVVAFTTVQARLMWPLMGLMRIALDLQTSSALFARIFEYLDLVPAIVDRPDARAVPSEGLGLVEFDDVVFRYPDVSDESPATLREVSFTIEPGQFAAFVGPSGAGKTTVSYLIPRLHEASSGVVRFAGVDVRELGQEELMRNIGIVSQETYLFHASIADNLRYARPDATQEQIETAARKANIHETIVSFPDAYDTIVGERGYRLSGGEKQRVAIARVLLKDPAVLILDEATSALDSVSEGIVQSALEEASRGRTTIAIAHRLSTIVEADVIFVVDNGRVVEQGTHERLLGLGGVYAGLFRRQVSED, translated from the coding sequence ATGAGCGGTGGCGGGCAGGTCGGCAGGTACGGGAAGGCCCGCACGCGGGTCGGGATGATGGACCCGGATGCCCAGAAGGCGGAGAACGCGGCCGCGCCCCGCATCCCGGACCTGCTGCGGCGCATCCGGCACCTCTTCACCCCGCACCGGCGGGCGCTCACCGTCACCATCTCGCTCGTGCTCGTGGGGGCGGCGATCAGTGTCGCGCCGCCGCTGCTCACCCAGCAGGCCTTCGACCGCGGGCTGTTCCCCCCGGGTGGCACCCCCGATGTGCCGGTGCTCGTCGAACTGGTGGCGATCATGGTTCTGCTGTGGATCGCATCCGCAGCTCTCGGCGTGTGGCAGACCTGGCTGACCGCGAACATCGGCAACAAGGTCATGGGCGAGCTGCGCATCCGGCTGTTCAGTCACCTGCAGGCGATGGAGCTGGGCTTCTTCACGCGCACCAAGACGGGCGTCATCCAGTCGCGGCTGCAGAACGACGTCGGTGGCGTCGCCGGCGTGCTCAGCAACACGATCGCGAGCGTCATCGGCAACACCGTGACGGTCATCGCCGCGTTCGTGTCGATGCTGGTGCTCAGCTGGCAGATGACGATCGTGGCGGTCATCCTGATGCCCATCATCGTGATCGCGCAGCGTCGCATCGGGCGTGTGCGGGCGAAGATCGCGGGCGAGACGCAGGAGTCGCTCAGCAACCTGACCGCGATAACCCAGGAGTCGCTCAGTGTGAGCGGCATCCTGCTGGCGAAGAGTTTCACCCAGCAGGGCGCCGAGGTGGGCCGCTACGCGGACGAGAACGCCCGGCAGGTCGAGCTGCAGGTTCGGCAGACGATGAGCGGGCAGTGGTTCTTCGCCACCGTGAACGTGTTCCTGTCGATCATCCCCGCCGTGATCTACCTGGTGGCGGCGTGGCTGATCTTCGACGGCGTCAGCGTCACGGCGGGCACGGTCGTGGCCTTCACGACGGTGCAGGCGCGCCTCATGTGGCCGCTCATGGGGCTCATGCGCATCGCGCTCGACCTGCAGACGTCATCCGCCCTGTTCGCCCGCATCTTCGAGTATCTCGATCTGGTGCCGGCGATCGTCGACAGGCCGGATGCGCGGGCCGTGCCGTCGGAGGGGCTCGGCCTCGTCGAGTTCGACGACGTCGTGTTCAGGTATCCGGATGTCTCGGACGAGTCCCCGGCGACGCTCAGGGAGGTCTCGTTCACGATCGAACCGGGCCAGTTCGCTGCCTTCGTCGGGCCGTCGGGCGCGGGCAAGACGACCGTGTCGTATCTGATCCCGCGGCTGCACGAGGCGTCGTCGGGGGTGGTGCGCTTCGCCGGCGTCGACGTGCGCGAGCTCGGGCAGGAGGAGCTGATGCGCAACATCGGCATCGTCAGCCAGGAGACGTACCTGTTCCACGCATCGATCGCCGACAATCTGCGCTACGCGAGACCGGATGCGACGCAGGAGCAGATCGAGACGGCAGCCCGCAAGGCGAACATCCACGAGACGATCGTGTCGTTCCCGGATGCCTACGACACGATCGTGGGGGAGCGCGGCTACCGGCTGAGTGGCGGAGAGAAGCAGCGGGTGGCGATCGCCCGCGTTCTGCTGAAGGATCCGGCCGTTCTGATTCTCGACGAGGCGACGAGTGCGCTCGACAGTGTCTCGGAGGGCATCGTGCAGTCGGCGCTCGAGGAGGCGTCGCGGGGGCGCACGACGATCGCGATTGCGCACCGGCTGTCGACCATTGTGGAGGCGGATGTCATCTTCGTCGTCGACAACGGAAGGGTCGTCGAGCAGGGAACCCACGAGCGGCTGCTCGGCCTCGGCGGGGTGTACGCGGGGCTGTTCCGGCGGCAGGTGAGCGAGGACTGA